GTAGGTCTTATATACTTGATTTTTTATATGGTTACTCGAGCCGAGACAtcaaaaacaacctctctatcttcaCAAGGTAGGTAAAGGTATCACACACACCTAGCAACACCAtcacttgtggaattacacCGACTATGTTGTTTCAGTTGTTTTGTGATTGCATAACTAAAATAGTCTAAATTTTATTACAATAAACATGTACGTTGATGTATGTTACTACTATATATAATTATTCCAACGCTCAtatttttgtatatgtatatcatgAATAATGCAGAAGGACAAGCCAAGAGTGTTAACAGAGGCAGTCACTCAACTAAAGGAACTAAGGAAGAATGTTGCACAACAACTAGAGTTGTCATCTTTATTTATACCTAGTgaaaatgatgtagttattataACTTATTGTGACAATATTAATGAAGAACGAACCGTTAAAATTACGATTTGTTGCGAGGACAGACCGGGATTGAACCGGGATTTATCATCCGCAATTATTTCGGTTCAAGGGCGGGTGATCAAGGCGGAGATGGCCACGGTCGGGGGGCGGACCAAGGCGGAGTTGGTGGTGGTGTTGGGCAAAGCAAATGGAGGAGAAAAAGATGTTGGACAACTTAAACGGGCTTTAAAGGCCATTGTGGAAAATAGGGCTTTGGGCTTTGGAAGTTCTGTGATATTGGGCCGAAGATTTGGGTGATGATAAATGGACTTGAGTTTTGTGATGGTATAAATGGGCCTTAACAATGATTTTAAGTGTGAATAGCTAAGTTGGCTATTATATAGTAGGTGTATATTATGTATATACACTTTAAGTCTTGGTTAgtgttttttttgaaatatgtgATTTGAATGTTAACAATGTTTGTTAGagtttctttattttgttttagtgtCATATGTTATGCTTGTACTCACATCATCTAAGGTAATACAACATCTTGGTAAAAAGAGAGTTTTAGTTCTTTCTCTTGATGACAATATATAAAAAGGAAATGACTTTGGAGAAGGTAATTATTGTTATGCATTAACATTAAATACactgaaaatattattttaattataataactAGAATATTGAATGATAAGGCATGCAACTCCATATTAACCGTTAAAAAAGGAGAATTTCTTTTGTTCTTCTGATTATATTCGATCAAGACTTAAGATtatcacaatataaatatttgaggAATCAAGTACATACTATAGTAAACAAGAAAAATCTCAATATTTCAGAGCACATATCGAATTGTATAGTAATTAGTGGTCTTGTTAATTGCTCAATGTATTGTGTACTCGTGCCTCTGATCAACTATGATAATTTTGGTAAAGTTACTCTCGAATTTTGCACTTTGTCCCTTACTATTTGCCAAGCTACCAAATTCACATTATAAAAAAAGGACAGTCCGGTGCCCTAAAACTCTCGCTATGTGCGGGGTCCGGgaaagggcctgaccacaagggtctattatacgcagtcttaccttgcatttctgccagaggctgtttccaggtttgaacccgtgacctcctaaTCACAAGGCAGCAACTTTTGCcggttactccaaggctccccttccaAATTCAAATTATAGACCTCCCTAAAATAATATCTTACTATAataatcatatatttttttatatttatattacatgttatatataataaaatattttgctatattaatcaaaatatattaaaacaaAAGATGTTACTGTAGATAAGGATGTCACATTTCGTTTGTCCAGAATTTTTTcacattaaaaatataatgattGGAAAGATAAAGTTTAATattgtcaaaaaagaaaaaagaaaaaaaaggcaaaggagaaaagttaagaaaaaaatcaacacAAGTATCAGACTCAAAAGCTCCATCTCAGCGAAATACCAAAGAAATtggttgaagaaaaaaaaaatcatgatttctcAGTTCTTTGTGCTTTCTCAGAGAGGCGATAGCATCGTTTTCCGCGACTGTGAGTTTTCCTTTTATGGATAATTGTTTCAGATCTCATTGTGATTTTCGCTTAATCAATTCGTAGAGCTATGGATTCAAATTTACATTAATTTTTACTTGCTGAGGCTTgaattaagtttcactttcgCTGATCTGGAGCATAGAGCTTTGGAACAGCTAGATGTGCTCGAATTTGTCCTATAGGCTATGGCTAATCGATTTTGTAGCCAACGAGCTTAAACTAGTTGATCGCtctgtttttttaattttaatttttgttggAATATTAGTTGTTCTTTTGTTTTTTAGAGCTCTGGACTGTCAAATCATCGTCATTACATTTCTTCTAGGATTGATCGGATAATTCTGAATTTAGGTATTTGATGTGCTATATAGTGGAGAATTTGGGAGTTTGTTAGAGGAGTAGTTTCAATTGAAACTGAGCTTAATCAAGTTGAGTTATATTTGTCAGATTATGACAAATTAAGTTTCTGATTAATATCTTCCCTTTACTTTGAGCTTAAGATGCCAGATTTCATTTATAAGTCAGGTTTATTTATAGCTGGATTATGAATATTATCTTTTTTAGGCGTGGAGTTGGGAGATGGGGGGGTGGGAGTAGGAAAAGAAGGGAGTTCAAATGTTCCGAAGTGTATGATGGGTGTttgattatgttattatttttgggTCTTCATTGTTGTGAAGATAACCAGTGCCTGTTGAGCAAGGCTTTACTGTTTTTGAGCTTGCGATGTGTTCACTGGAAAAACTATGACACAGACAACCAGCAGTTACCTTTTCTTCTAATGGAAAGTAAGAGCATGCAGACAGGGAGGTGGTATTCTGTAACTAAGATAACTGCACACTGCAGTTCTTTCTTTATGTTCATTTTCATTGAGATGAACGATTCACGTGGATCATCCACCCTTATCTTTTGGAATCATTGTCCgtaatttctttttttgctCCTCTGCGGAGGCTGAATCTGATGAGTTTCCTTTTACATTTACATAAAAGCAGATCGGGGTGATGTACCAAAAGGAAGTGCAGAGATTTTCTTCCGGAAAGTAAAGTTTTGGAAAGAAGATGGTGGAGAGGAAGCGCCTCCTGTATTTGTAGGTATTCTTTTCTCGTGTAATAGAtaaaatttccatattttttgttgaaaaagaTTGAACAACTTGGAAACTTACCACCACTTCCTTGTCAGTCATTTATATCTGAAAGAAATTTCGAAATACCAGAGGGTCGTAGCATATTATTCTTCTCACTCGATCTTAATTAATAGAAGAATTCCTCCTTAAGATTTTTAAGGAGGAGCTTCATTGATCAGTCTACCTACATAACATTGTTGAAAGACATTCGAGTCCAAATGTATGTTGAACAGTTCAGAAGTAGTAAGATTAGTGAAGGAAGGTTCTCAATAAACCATTGTAAAGCCCATTCTCTAGCATGCCAGGCTTTCCCCGGCTCATCTCAAGGACGAAATTCCATTATCCTCATATGGACCTAAGCAGACCAACTTCCTTATGGCAGGAGGTTTACATCATCTCGTATTAGAATCCAATTTCTTCTCGTGTTCATTCATTAGTTCTAGTTTCAAGCTTGTAGAAGTTTGTGGTCATAGTTGAACATAGCATCTGTAGgagaatttatttttattgccCCTGAAATTGCTAACTTGTCTAGAGGAAGAGAAATTGAATATACTCTTAAAGTCGAGATAATCATTAAATATATCGCAGacattttcataatatttatgTCATTGATGGAAGTCAAGGGAATAATAAGAATTTGTCGTGCTGGAAGTCAAGGGAATCATTAAACAACGAGTGACTCtcattaaaaaagaagaaaagaggcGATTTTTGAATAATTGGTTTATATGGATCCTTCCTTTCCTCTTTTGACAtgaattttaatgattttttactTTTGCTGAGCACAGTGAATATTGGAACAAGTGATTACTTCATCATAACGAGTCCTAATAATTAAAGGAACTTTCTTATTTCACGTACTTTAAAACTACTATGTTATTGATCAGAGCTATTTCCTGGTGATGGTTCTTGTGGTACCTCAATCTGTGTCTCTattgatttttctctctttcaacCTTACTTTAAATTGTTCTCTTTAAGATGAACATGAAGATGAAATCCTCGTTGCTAATGTCCACAACCATGCAACTTGAAGATTCATGTATGCGAACTGTCCTATGCACCTCAAGGCTCAAGACTATTAATTGATATACATAAAAGAATTTTCTTCTGTTCCCTGAAATCCCCTTGGGACAGAGTTGCTTGGCAGAACAGAAGGTGTTAATTGGCTTCTTAAAGGAGCGACCTTTTGTGCAAGCTTCTCGTAAATCTCTGATGCTCCTTTCTACTATTGCAGCCTTTGCCAGTCCCACTCTGTCTAACCAACTTTTATCTGTAATGATTCATGAGTATTTGTCCATTTTCGATTTTTGCACCTGTATGTCTAAGGTCACCAATAGCTTGCAACACTCTTTACTTTTGTACGCACAATTGCAGAGTTGATCAATTCAAGACTTCCCACGTATGCCAGCTTGAAAAGTTTTCAACTGACAGATAATTGTTATATGGGAGCTGTCAGTGATCATTGTTTTGTTTATTATGCATATTCCTTCTACATGAAGCATTCGGTTTTGCAAACTGCAACTATGGAAAGAGGTGCTAatagtgtttttttttctctcttgcAGAATGTGGATGGTGTGAACTACTTCCATGTGAAAGTAGTTGGTCTGCTTTTTGTAGCGACATCTAGGACAAATTTGTCGCCTTCTCTTGTATTGGAGCTTCTCCAGAGGATTGCACGTGTAATCAAAGATTACCTCGGTGTTCTAAATGAAGACTCATTGCGGAAAAATTTTGTGCTGGTGTATGAGCTTCTTGATGAAGTTGTTGTAAGCCACATGCcttatgcatattttcatgatcATGTATAGTTTCTCGGATAGTCTGCAAGGAATTACCCTCTGTCCATCTATCAGGGACaatttgagttttaaaattGATGCGAATGAATTCTAGTTTTTTGTCCTTGAAAAGTGAAGATTGAGCAGTTAAGAACTACTTCATTAATCTAGCTAAAACACTTCATAAAAAAACTAATTCTATCTGCAACAATCGTAggtttcaaaatattatcataGCACcacaataattattataaaagttcatcCTCAAATTCTATCTGTATTGTCATAGATTTTTCTTAATCTTGTAATATTACCTACAACAATCATATATTTCTACCTAAACCCTTTAAAACGTTgtcttcaaaatagtcatatttTATAGTTTGGCGGTAAATTCActctatattttatatattgcgACAGTATACTTATGCAAATATGACTGGTTTCTGAAACAGTGAAAGTTATAGTTTCCTTCaactgattttttaattttattttgggtaCTCTGCAGGGTTTGATTTCTTTGGCTCCATTAGGCATTTATCACTCGAACAACCTTATCCTTAACTTTCCATTGATTTCTATGAATTATTATGCACTAACAGAAAATCCCAAGTTATCTAGATCAACTTTatgaagttgagattatattcttagtttttttttttggtgttctCCTTCTTTGACAGGATTTCGGTTATGTACAAACCACATCGACAGAAATCTTAAAGTCTTACATATTTAATGAGCCAATTATGATTGATGCTGGCCGCTTGCCACCCCTTGGTCCTGCTGCCATGTTCATggtattttattttaacttgGAAGTGTTGCTTTTAAAGGACCAGACTGGATCttaattttcttcattttcataCGATTTGCAGTTGTACCTTCATTTATGCCATTGACTTTGTTAAATGCAGCAAGGAACCAAAAGAATGCCAGGGACAGCAATTACTAAATCTGTTGTGGCAAATGAACCTGGGGGGAGAAAGAGGGAGGAAATCTTCGTGgatataattgaaaaaataagCATTACTTTCAGCTCAAGTGTGAGTTTTCTGCTTTGATTCTGAAATTTTGATTGTCTTACTCTCCTGTTGCAGCAATATGCTGGGATGATAAAGTATGTCTTGATTTGCTACATCAAAAGTGAAACTAATAAATGCACAGGAAATAATGTTGAGTGGTTGAAACAACACCTCTTTATGCCTTTTGGTATTGTTTTCCTATGAGAAGATAATTATTATGGATggttaaatttttatatttgtgaATCAAACATCTCTCAGGGACtcaagtattttttttcctGACACTGATTGTTTATACGGTTTAATCTTATCTGATTTTAGTAAGTTATTTTTGTTAAGTACGATTccaattaaatatattatttaagttGTAAAATGTGTGGTTTCTTCTACCCTATCTTTCCTTTTAGTACATATATCTTATCATTATGACAAATACAGGGATATATATTGACTTCTGAAATTGATGGGACCATTCAAATGAAGAGCTATCTTACTGGTAATCCAGAAATTAGATTAGCTCTCAATGAGGATCTGGGCATTGGAAGGGCCGGTGGCAGATCAGCTTATGGTAATCTAGTCACTTGGACTCCTGCATTTCACCTCTTAATGATGATTCACCGcatgttaattatttttaaaaaaataaataatgatcACATGTTAATTTTCTTGCAATCTGAGAGTTTTGTTGCCTCTGAATTGCATCATTTTTGGTATTCCTTCTGGCGAAGCTTCTAGCTCTAAATAATAGTCCAAGCTACTTATGAATGTAACCACAATTAACATCCACTTCTCCATGTGGTGCATTTGGTACAACATAAGAAGTGATGGCATCACATTTGTTCTAACAGATTATGGTGGTTCGGCTGGGTCTGGAGCAGTTATACTGGATGATTGCAATTTCCATGAATCCGTGCAACTTGATAGTTTTGATGTGGACAGAACCTTGACTCTGGTGAGTGAtgttagagaaaaaaaaagggcagcccggtgcactgaTGTTAGAGAAAGCATGTCtatatttattatgattttgTGATCTACTCTTAAAAGATTGTTTCCCTGTGAGATCTGATGCAAATCATATTGCTTTATTAGGTTCCTCCAGATGGTGAATTTCCTGTCATGAATTACCGGATAACCCAGGAATTCAAGCCTCCCTTTCGTATTAATACTTTGATTGAAGAAGCTGGATCACTTAAGGTAGACACTGTTTACTTCCCATTTGAAAAACTAAATTTTGTTGTAGCTAAGTGTAGTTTAAGTAGGTGTCTGCATGTTTGTTGTGTCAAAGAACAGAGTGATAGTACACTTTCTGtaacttcttttttctttttatattgtaATTTTACAAGTATGTAGATAACTCGGACTTCTTTTCCTCTATTAGGCTGAAGTCATCTTGAAGATCCGTGCTGAATTTCCTTCGGACATTACTGCAAATACAATCTTGGTACAAATGCCGCTGCCTACATATACAAGCAGGTAGTCTTCACTTTTACTTCTGCTCCAGAGCATCTTCACGGATTACCATTTCTTTTCCTGGCATTTTTTTGTGGTAATCTCATCATCAACTAGGCATTCTGGTGCTCTCTAACTAATCTTGCTAGTTTGAGGGAGAAAGCTAGGTGAAAGTTTCTGTGTGAGTTATTGCCTGTTTGTGTGAGAGAAAGTGGAcatctatttatttattaagaaGTAATTCGGTTCTGATGTGACACTGTACCTATCTTTTAGCAATTTGAATTAGCATTAATTAACAGATACAAACAACTCCAGATTCTTTGCAATCTTTTATGGTTGATGGAGTATTTCTGACTCTTAAATTTACCTTGCGAAGATCATTGCTTTCATATCTTTGGAGTATTTATTATGTTGAAGGTGCACCAAAGTGGTAACTGACTTTGTCTACCCTCAATAAATTTGTAGAGTAAGCTTTGAGTTGGAACCTGGAACAGTTGGTCAAACAACTGATTTTAAGGAATCCAATAAGAGGCTTGAGTGGAGTTTGAAGAAGGTAATATATCCATCTCGTTTTCAAGCAATTTTTCTTACATAGTCTAGGTAGACTTGCTATCTAAGacttctttaaaataattactgatCTTCAATTTGAAACAGGTTGTCGGTGGATCAGACCATACATTACGTGCCAAGCTAACATTTTCACAAGAGTCACATGGTATGAGGAAGAAATATGTCAATCTCACTTGTTATCCCAGCAATGTATCCTGCAGTTCTGGTACCTTAGATACAACATGACTTGGTTAATGTAATTCTGCTACATCTGTAATACAGGAAATATCACCAAGGAAGCTGGACCAGTGAGCATGACCTTCACAATCCCAATGTATAATCCTTCAAGACTTCAGGTAAACAGTTGTGAAGTTAGATTCCTtataagaacaagaaaaaatggCATCTCACCTAGTAGGGGTGTTAAAATTTGTCTGTTCATTATATACCAATTCAAATTTGGTTTCGGTTCTCCAAAGATTTTCCGTCTGATCTTTTTCTCTCCTCCTGCGTTCAAGTAAAAGGATTACATTAAATGCAATGAATCATTGATAATTTTTCTGGACAAGTAATTGTTAGAATGAGATCCTTTTGGACAACTACCAACTGAGAGACCACAGAAGTGGAGCTGCACAAAAATTTCCTCAAACTAGTTGTTTCATCAATTTTGCTTCCTCATCTCTTGACCAGATGTGTGGTTCCCATTTGGAAGGAATTGAACTTGAGAGAGGTGTGAAGTAGCCTCATCAAATAATTTTGTTTGAGAGAGGTGATGATTGAGGCTCTTTGTGGTAATTAAGGCTTGGAAGGCTTGTCTAAAGGGCAAGAGAATTGTTTGAGACAGAGAATGAGCCAATGAGGGACAGGGAAGAGGGACATATATTTAATATCTAATGTAATGTGTTAAATCATGTCAGCTCAACTCAAACCAATAATGAACCCAAACTTTTAGAGGGGTTCCAAACATGAGCCGGACAGCCCCGCACATctagtaaaaaaattaaaaaaataaacaactgGTGTATATTTTATCCTCTCCTCAAGTTATGGATTGGGATTTGTGGATATTGTTTATATATCTCTAACCTGTTTTCTGGTTGTTTCTTGCAGGTGAAATATTTACAAATTGCAAAGAAGTCAAAGACATATAATCCTTATCGGTGGGTGAGATATGTGACTCAGGCCAATTCCTATGTTGCTCGTATATGAAGGCTATCGAGGCATTTTCCAGCATTATTCCTCTCggtttctttctctctctctctctttcactTCTTCCCAAACATCTTTTGCCCAGTCCTGTTGAAGtgatcttgaattctaaattgTCTTTTCTAACTCTGCTTTTGGGCTTTCAAATGTTTGTACTAGATTGTCTAGATAATGATGGAAAAACAAAAGGTCTCTCCTGGTGATTCTCAATTTGAAAATTGTGCAACTAATGGAAAATTTTGCCAGTATGACCCTTTTGTGCTGAAAGACTGCTTCAACCCCAACACCTCAACCCCTATTTCTGTTGGTTCCTCTGGCCGTGGGGTTTTCCTGTTGTGCTGCAAATTACGCAAAATTTgttcttttccttttaatttttgcTTTTCCTGAGAAGAGGTAAGTTTCAAATCTCTGTGGTGTTATGCCCATAGTTTGACCAAGGATTTAAATTGTTCTGCTTTAGAATTCTCTTATTTGGAAATGAGAGGTAGCAATTCTTACTGCCTAGGTGAAAAAGAGGTCTATGAGAGAACAGAACATGTTTGTAGTTGCCACTGTGAAAATGACAGTTGTTCTTTGTCGTATGAAGGTCCTCGTTGAGGCTTCTGACTGATAAATGGCTTTCAGACTTTCTGTAGATCCTTCAAGCTCTGTTAGACCTAACATAGACAACAAAGTCCTAATGAACTCGTTCACCACCATACTTATTCATCTTTTTTCCTaatagcaaacttcttcccaTAGTTGCACCTGCCAAAGAATGATACCTGAATCACGTCATATCACAGtgatttgtttttaaaatattgtcGAACGAGGTCCAGTACATCACCTTGCCTGTGAGATACATTTTTACCTTTGATGGAAACTAGGCTCTTCCTGTAACTTGATACTCACTTGTGAATTCACTCTTTTCctgcataaaaaaatatatgtaaattCATGCATTTTAGTGTCAGAGTAGTACATTTTTACCATTATGTTGAACAATACACTTATCATGACCCCAAATCCCATGACCATGAGGGTTATAACAAACAGAAGATATCGACACCTCATTCAGAACTTTAATCCACAGTTTTTCTCTGTTTCATCTGCCTTATATCAATGGGAGGGTACTCTTGATTACCGTAGCCATGAACTAGTAGTGTCATTGTAGATAGTAAGAGAACTAACACGAGGATAGTAACTAGGAGGCCCCAATCTTTAAATAATTAGGCTTTTCAAGTACAAGAGATTGAATTGGTACTATCATAAAAAGTAATGATGGATGGTAATGGATACGGGTAGGGTTTTCATTGTGATGTAGGTGCTTGCTCACAAAAAAAGAGCTTGTAATAAGACTTAGGTTACAAATTTCTGCGAATTTGAATCACAAGAGAGATTTCACAGACAGCTTGTAATAAAATTTGAATCTTTTTGGGAGTGCCACTTTCGAATCAATTCTGTAGTGTGTGATCGATCTAGATTTAATCGTGTTTCAATGCGGACTTCGAGCATCGAGTGAgaacctaaaaataaaataaactactGGACTtaggaaaaaattatatatgtacaaaataatattcataattaTCAAATATAGTACGTATTTTTGTTTACTAAACATAGCAGAAGAACAGTAAAAAACAATTCcccaagaaaattcaaatccatgtttttcatattttatgtataGTTTGGACTGTTTCAATAATTCCATCTCCAGTCCATTTGCACGACCAATCAATTCATTCAGAAAGTCAATTCAATCTACCACTAATTTAGAATTTGAATATATGGCTATGACTTTGATATTATGCAGAAAAAAACAGAAGAAAAGTAAAATCGTTAACTAAAGAAGGAAACTATGAAAGGAGGAATATGTTTTATATATTacgtttttttattttaaaattatttcacgctagattaaaatatataagaaggcgtcacgatccaaaatgggtcatgagtgacATCACTCTTATTCTCTTAGGTGGGGAATCTGATATACTGAAGACTGGCTAGAGCTGAGGgcgagtcgaagtcgatggtACACTCGTtgtactccacaaaataaagtaaagaaaaatacaagtagaaGTCAGTACGGGACAACATgcactgagtaggtatcatcgaccgactcgaaatagaaatcaatatgcataaagtaagcAGGAAATCAACTATAACACTTAACAGATGGCAaacaagaagatcaagatcaagtgacaacacaatcaAACAGTTACGtaatcagtcaacaatatccaaagtatacatgaggactcaagcctccacaccacGCTCTTTTCgaaaatgagttatttaaaatttggtagcattaagtcattttaatatgtttttctttaatattattgtgccggaacgtgacacccgatcaattgctattaagagtctatctataatatagaataaaaccataatttacctcaatcgaagaatcgaagtcaagcaagctaatttcCCAATGTTTTTCCTTTCCTCAATGTCTCATAatgttttcaatctatcaaatatacaatattcgtaagtaaATGAGTATGTAGACactcatattactataattaatttcttatttCAAACCTAGGATTAAGTCTTAACCAAATAACATAACTcaaatggtattcatataatacaatacacctaatttaattatctatctcaatatatcaaaatttggaTCATAAAGTGACAACCAAACAAAATTTTAACAAACCTAGCTACTCAACCAATAACCGCACAATTGCCAATGCCATGTAATCACTATGCCATCATCACCTAATTATTACCCcaaatcattattttattattgccTATAATTATTTAGTCATATTATGCGATAGCTATCCATCAAATATTATCTCCTAAGTCCACAACAAGAAAAGAACAACGCTGCACTTTACTGTAGCAAATCAAATTTGCACACCTTAATTCCTTAGCCCATTGCATAATGCCACTATCATTCCTCATTAATcactaaaaaattaataaaattaatagtTTTTGCCAATGTAAGTTGCAAGCCCATTCAATTCTACtcacaaatataatattaataatatcacTACTACATCCTGCAACCATCACAATTACATGTAAATGAATACACCtcaattttcaatttgtttatctGAAGCAGTCGTTTTCGGGTGATGCGGCACAAAGTATTTTTAACTATTCTTcgttctcttctcttttctgtTCTAAAAGTGATAAATCCTAcgaatttattttaataaataaagtggtatagagtattaaataaatcataaatttagcccaccaactaaattaattatctaaaattatccctcaactaaataactgtagttatcgaatagtccaaaatactcattaaaaatttacagggattagtcttttatgaaataaaaaagttctagtactcaaaacgacgTAATAGGTCGTTACAGAAGACATGTAAATACAAATTCACACATTGAATGACTTATTTACGAGGGCACACTTTTAAtttaagtttttctttttcttaaaaacTTGAATTCGAGATTTTTGTTTAAGAGTGCTCGTGAAAAAAAGGATATATCTCTCAATATAATAAGAAGTAATGAATTCTTTTTCAAGCATGAATTTTGCAACGCCTTTTTTTTGGAGGACAGGAATAGTGGCATTTCGTAAAAATTAAGTAGTACAATAATATATCAATAAATGAAATATCTTTtgtaactttatttttaatttatattttgtta
This region of Solanum dulcamara chromosome 9, daSolDulc1.2, whole genome shotgun sequence genomic DNA includes:
- the LOC129904382 gene encoding putative transcription factor bHLH107, coding for MLSSLQGCNGFLQLVDHQRKNNNVDDGKSKKNKSKDAAVTHAMAERKRRERINSHLHTLKKLFPYLPKKDKPRVLTEAVTQLKELRKNVAQQLELSSLFIPSENDVVIITYCDNINEERTVKITICCEDRPGLNRDLSSAIISVQGRVIKAEMATVGGRTKAELVVVLGKANGGEKDVGQLKRALKAIVENRALGFGSSVILGRRFG
- the LOC129903158 gene encoding AP-4 complex subunit mu — its product is MISQFFVLSQRGDSIVFRDYRGDVPKGSAEIFFRKVKFWKEDGGEEAPPVFNVDGVNYFHVKVVGLLFVATSRTNLSPSLVLELLQRIARVIKDYLGVLNEDSLRKNFVLVYELLDEVVDFGYVQTTSTEILKSYIFNEPIMIDAGRLPPLGPAAMFMQGTKRMPGTAITKSVVANEPGGRKREEIFVDIIEKISITFSSSGYILTSEIDGTIQMKSYLTGNPEIRLALNEDLGIGRAGGRSAYDYGGSAGSGAVILDDCNFHESVQLDSFDVDRTLTLVPPDGEFPVMNYRITQEFKPPFRINTLIEEAGSLKAEVILKIRAEFPSDITANTILVQMPLPTYTSRVSFELEPGTVGQTTDFKESNKRLEWSLKKVVGGSDHTLRAKLTFSQESHGNITKEAGPVSMTFTIPMYNPSRLQVKYLQIAKKSKTYNPYRWVRYVTQANSYVARI